From the Acaryochloris thomasi RCC1774 genome, one window contains:
- the lepB gene encoding signal peptidase I translates to MTPEPVPTPDSDTVPRWRRMLRWLKTGLWPSQKGNLLTVTFALFLALFVRLFIAESRYIPSESMVPTLVPGDRLVIEKVSYRLHPPVDGDIVVFHPPLALQAIGYDPAQAFIKRVVATAGQVVAVHDGQVYVDQRPISETYIAEPPAYEMPPVTVPEDRLFVMGDNRNNSNDSHIWGFVPQENLIGRANFRFWPPRQIQLFRNPFASLNTDA, encoded by the coding sequence ATGACCCCAGAGCCTGTGCCCACTCCTGATTCAGATACCGTGCCGCGCTGGCGACGGATGTTGCGTTGGTTGAAAACCGGCCTTTGGCCTTCGCAAAAAGGCAACTTACTCACCGTCACCTTCGCCTTGTTCCTAGCGCTATTTGTGCGTCTCTTTATCGCCGAATCTCGCTATATCCCCTCAGAGTCAATGGTGCCAACACTTGTGCCAGGGGACCGGCTCGTCATCGAGAAAGTATCCTACCGACTCCACCCACCCGTGGATGGAGACATCGTCGTTTTTCACCCTCCCCTGGCGCTGCAGGCCATTGGGTATGACCCCGCGCAAGCCTTCATCAAGCGCGTTGTCGCCACGGCAGGGCAAGTGGTCGCGGTCCATGACGGCCAAGTCTACGTTGATCAGCGCCCCATCTCTGAAACCTATATTGCCGAACCCCCAGCCTATGAGATGCCCCCAGTCACAGTGCCTGAGGACAGGCTGTTTGTTATGGGAGATAACCGCAACAACAGCAATGACTCACACATTTGGGGATTTGTGCCGCAAGAGAACCTCATTGGACGGGCAAATTTTCGCTTTTGGCCGCCACGGCAAATTCAACTCTTTCGCAATCCGTTTGCCTCATTAAACACTGACGCTTAA
- the sds gene encoding solanesyl diphosphate synthase has product MTSVTSLFAPVDADLVVLVENLKNLVSARHPVLYAAAEHLFQAGGKRVRPAIVLLLSRALEQQEPTARHRRLAEITEMIHTASLLHDDVVDSSDVRRGVPTVHSLFGNRIAIQAGDFLFAQASWYLANLDNLEVVKLLSEVIKDFAEGEIQQGLNCFDTHQSLETYLEKSYYKTASLMANSAKATGVLSGASPQLNQELYCYGRCVGLAFQIVDDILDFTGSTDDLGKPAGSDLKSGNLTAPVLFAMEETPYLKVLIERQLQESGDLEEALMLIHNSKGIERSRQLAEQYAQQAREHLTEVPASESRQALVEVTDYTLKRLH; this is encoded by the coding sequence ATGACCTCAGTAACATCCCTTTTTGCCCCAGTTGACGCGGATCTGGTGGTGCTAGTTGAGAATCTCAAAAATCTTGTTAGTGCCCGTCATCCCGTTCTCTATGCGGCTGCAGAACACCTGTTTCAAGCTGGGGGAAAGCGGGTCCGCCCAGCAATTGTTCTGCTCTTGTCTCGGGCGTTGGAACAGCAAGAGCCAACAGCGCGCCACCGACGGCTAGCAGAAATTACAGAGATGATTCATACGGCCAGCCTCTTGCACGACGATGTCGTTGATTCTTCTGATGTCCGGCGTGGGGTGCCAACGGTCCATAGTCTGTTCGGCAATCGCATCGCTATTCAGGCGGGCGATTTTTTGTTTGCTCAGGCTTCTTGGTACCTAGCAAACCTCGACAATCTAGAAGTTGTCAAGCTGCTTTCTGAAGTCATCAAAGATTTTGCAGAGGGCGAAATTCAGCAGGGGCTCAACTGCTTCGATACCCATCAATCTCTAGAGACCTATTTGGAGAAGTCTTACTATAAGACGGCTTCACTGATGGCAAATAGCGCCAAAGCAACAGGAGTGTTGAGCGGTGCCTCGCCACAGCTTAATCAAGAGCTTTATTGCTACGGTCGCTGTGTGGGGCTCGCGTTTCAGATTGTAGACGACATTTTAGATTTCACGGGGTCTACTGATGATTTAGGCAAACCTGCGGGTTCGGACTTAAAGAGCGGCAATCTGACGGCTCCGGTCCTGTTCGCAATGGAAGAGACGCCCTATCTGAAGGTGCTGATTGAGCGTCAGCTCCAAGAGTCCGGTGATCTGGAAGAGGCATTGATGCTCATCCACAACAGCAAAGGTATAGAGCGATCTCGGCAGCTTGCTGAGCAGTATGCTCAGCAAGCACGAGAGCATTTGACTGAGGTGCCTGCTTCAGAGTCGCGCCAAGCTCTAGTAGAAGTGACGGACTATACACTGAAGCGTCTGCACTAG
- a CDS encoding response regulator, whose protein sequence is MPHSAIICVDDEPIVLRSLRDQISKNFGDRHQCEIAESVDEAWEVIDELNEDKITILVIISDWLMPGVKGDEFLVELHQKFPCIVTMMLTGQADESAIERVRQHANLHAYITKPWAEEILMGEIQSGLQKFDGVEHL, encoded by the coding sequence ATGCCTCACTCTGCCATTATCTGCGTTGATGATGAGCCTATTGTGCTCAGAAGCTTACGCGATCAAATTAGCAAGAATTTTGGCGATCGCCACCAGTGTGAAATTGCTGAGAGCGTTGACGAAGCCTGGGAAGTCATCGACGAGCTTAACGAAGACAAAATCACGATTTTGGTGATTATCTCTGACTGGTTAATGCCCGGTGTGAAAGGGGATGAGTTTCTCGTTGAGCTGCATCAGAAATTCCCCTGTATTGTAACCATGATGCTGACGGGGCAAGCGGATGAATCGGCAATAGAGCGCGTTCGCCAACACGCAAACCTTCATGCCTATATTACGAAACCCTGGGCCGAAGAGATATTAATGGGCGAGATTCAATCGGGCCTCCAGAAATTCGATGGCGTGGAGCATCTGTAA
- a CDS encoding ATP-binding protein gives MPLNGKLSGWIGRHKLRTVLVVPFVLQVFGAVGLVGYFSFRNGQLAVQELANKRMQEVEGRISQRLETYFEAPHQINQINQAALDLGQLDANNLQSMERHFWRQSQVFDLVSYIQFGGRNGEFIGLAINDDGSFTYQVTEGTGALQTYGINDQGNRKSLLETSPDFDPRNRPWYVTPAKARKPAWTEIYAWVNPPTLAITLGQPFYDSVDQFQGILATDLTIAQISEFLRTLKLGESSRLLIVERSGELVATSADEKPFLLQSGKPKRLAALDSQDALTQKTMQHLLEHFGRLNTIKETQQLMFKVSGEKFFLHVDPLQDEHGLDWLSVVVVPESNFMAQTHANTRTTLVLTFVVVAIAILVGTLRARWVVSPILRLNTAAQKLAAGDFEQQVDLKRSDELGELARSFNSMAMELQTAFEEQHVMLTSLAKNEQELAEYNRTLEQQVQQRTQELVQAEKMAALGQLTAGVAHEINTPLGAIRAAETNITAALEQTLLLLPTLLQTLSEPQLTAFLKLLEDAHHQRAILSSREERQLKRQLKNDLEALGIESPTPIASTLSKMGIKADLETFREIFAAPNCDRILEVAYDLSVIRNNASNINLAVERAAKIVFALKSYVRQDVAIQKVKASIPDTIETVLTLYHNQIKQGTEISKNYQPVPDIYCYPEELAQVWTNLIHNGLQAMDYKGSLGIEIFEDNQQIVIGITDSGSGIPPEIQEQIFKPFFTTKPMGEGSGLGLDIVRKILDKHEGRVDVESQPGHTKFSIYLPIVLDA, from the coding sequence ATGCCGCTCAACGGCAAGTTGTCAGGCTGGATAGGTCGCCACAAACTCCGGACTGTTCTGGTGGTGCCTTTTGTCCTGCAGGTCTTTGGTGCCGTGGGCCTTGTGGGGTACTTCTCATTTAGGAATGGGCAGCTTGCGGTTCAAGAACTGGCGAACAAGCGTATGCAGGAGGTCGAAGGCCGTATCTCGCAGCGTCTTGAGACTTATTTTGAGGCACCGCATCAGATCAATCAGATCAATCAGGCCGCCCTTGATTTAGGGCAGCTCGATGCCAACAATCTCCAGAGCATGGAGCGCCATTTTTGGCGACAGAGTCAAGTCTTTGACCTCGTCAGCTATATCCAGTTTGGCGGTCGTAACGGTGAATTTATTGGGCTTGCCATCAATGATGACGGTAGCTTTACCTATCAGGTCACGGAGGGGACGGGAGCGCTGCAGACCTACGGCATTAATGACCAAGGGAACCGAAAGTCACTTCTAGAGACGTCCCCTGACTTTGACCCTCGAAATCGTCCTTGGTACGTTACACCTGCAAAAGCGAGGAAACCTGCCTGGACTGAAATTTATGCTTGGGTCAATCCCCCCACGCTTGCTATCACGCTAGGTCAGCCCTTCTATGACTCAGTTGACCAGTTTCAAGGCATTCTCGCCACAGATTTGACCATTGCCCAGATCAGTGAGTTTTTACGCACCCTCAAGCTGGGAGAATCAAGTCGGCTGCTGATTGTAGAGCGCTCAGGTGAACTGGTGGCGACCTCTGCTGACGAAAAACCCTTCTTGCTTCAGAGCGGGAAACCCAAACGTCTAGCGGCCCTCGACAGTCAAGATGCTCTGACTCAGAAGACAATGCAGCATTTGCTTGAGCATTTTGGTCGTCTTAATACGATTAAAGAAACCCAGCAGTTGATGTTCAAAGTTTCTGGGGAGAAGTTTTTTCTTCATGTAGATCCTCTACAGGATGAGCATGGACTAGATTGGCTCAGCGTTGTTGTTGTGCCGGAATCTAATTTCATGGCTCAAACGCATGCCAATACACGAACAACGCTTGTACTGACTTTTGTAGTGGTTGCGATCGCAATTCTAGTCGGTACCCTTAGAGCGCGATGGGTCGTCAGTCCCATTCTGCGGTTAAACACGGCTGCTCAAAAGCTAGCTGCTGGGGACTTTGAGCAGCAGGTAGACCTGAAAAGATCAGACGAACTGGGAGAGCTAGCCCGCTCCTTCAACTCTATGGCGATGGAGCTGCAGACTGCCTTTGAAGAGCAGCACGTGATGCTTACCTCTTTAGCTAAAAATGAGCAGGAGCTGGCTGAGTACAATCGAACCCTAGAGCAACAGGTTCAGCAGCGCACACAAGAACTGGTGCAGGCAGAAAAAATGGCCGCTCTCGGTCAGCTCACGGCTGGCGTTGCCCATGAAATTAATACCCCACTCGGAGCGATTCGAGCCGCCGAGACAAATATTACGGCGGCTCTAGAACAAACGCTGCTTCTCTTACCCACGCTCCTGCAGACGCTATCCGAACCGCAACTGACCGCATTTCTCAAGCTGCTAGAAGACGCCCACCATCAGCGGGCAATTCTGTCCTCTCGAGAAGAGCGCCAGCTCAAGCGTCAGCTCAAAAACGATCTCGAAGCGCTGGGCATTGAATCCCCCACACCTATTGCCAGCACCCTGAGCAAGATGGGGATTAAGGCTGATTTAGAAACCTTCCGCGAAATCTTTGCTGCCCCGAATTGCGATCGCATCTTAGAGGTTGCCTATGATCTATCCGTAATTAGAAACAATGCTAGCAATATCAATCTAGCTGTTGAACGCGCCGCAAAAATTGTTTTTGCCCTCAAAAGCTACGTGCGTCAAGACGTAGCAATTCAAAAGGTTAAAGCCTCCATTCCAGACACAATAGAAACAGTGCTCACGCTCTATCACAATCAGATTAAACAAGGCACTGAAATCAGCAAAAACTATCAGCCAGTCCCTGATATTTACTGTTATCCAGAAGAACTCGCGCAGGTCTGGACAAATCTTATTCATAATGGTCTACAGGCCATGGACTACAAAGGCAGTCTAGGAATCGAGATCTTTGAAGACAATCAACAGATCGTCATTGGCATTACTGATTCTGGCAGCGGTATTCCGCCTGAGATTCAAGAGCAGATCTTTAAACCATTTTTTACGACCAAGCCCATGGGAGAAGGGAGTGGTCTTGGTTTAGACATTGTCCGTAAAATCCTTGATAAGCATGAGGGGCGAGTCGATGTTGAAAGCCAGCCAGGGCATACTAAATTCAGTATCTACTTGCCGATTGTACTAGATGCTTAG
- a CDS encoding GGDEF/EAL domain-containing response regulator gives MNTGTIICVDDDPLILNSLRDQLSRIMDKGYDIELAESGEEVLELFSELDQEQISVPLIICDQNLPDIYGDQLLGRLQISHPATRKILLTGEANLDAIVRAINSASLYRYIAKPWDETDLGLTVKGALQSFQQDQQLLDQNKALRQVNQRLQQEINERQQMQQQLLKSEQRLESILGSLEDIVWSVSVETRELEYLNPAVEKVYGRTAAEFFQNPTLWLEVVHPDDQLRVQHTRQSWFEVGSLNLEYRIIRPNGDIRWLRDRGRVIVDNSGIPLRLDGITYDITEQKLAQSQIQYDALHDGLTGLPNRTLLLDRIDQAFKRHQREPNYKFSLLFIDLDRFKVVNDSLGHALGDQLLIFISQLLQNCVRRTDTVARLGGDEFTILLDGLVDPTDSTDAAGRILLELTAPIQLEGHTVFTGASIGIVLSSIDYRDSAALLRDADIAMYRAKALGKARYVVFNSQMYDQTRELQQLERDLRLACDGLRVADSQGQSTVSSEFRLQYQPIVSLTTDQPTSFEALVRWQHPQRGLVSPADFIPLAEDTGLIVPLGHWVLLTACRQIRCLLDQYPELPPFSVSVNLASQQLQDPRFLEDLDHILTLTQIEGRYLKLELTESMLMDHADATIDMLKQIRDRNIQLSLDDFGTGYSSLSYLHRFPLDTLKIDRSFVSRMQTSPEDFEIIRTIITLAHTLGMNVVAEGIESIEQKNQLAALSCDQGQGYLFSKPLTADAMALQFAAPA, from the coding sequence ATGAATACTGGCACCATTATTTGCGTTGATGATGATCCACTAATTCTGAATAGTCTGCGAGATCAGCTCAGCCGAATTATGGACAAAGGCTATGACATTGAGCTAGCAGAAAGTGGCGAAGAAGTTCTCGAACTTTTTTCAGAACTAGACCAGGAACAGATCTCAGTCCCCCTGATTATCTGCGATCAAAACCTGCCAGATATTTACGGCGATCAGCTCCTCGGCCGTTTGCAAATCAGCCACCCAGCAACGCGTAAAATCCTCTTGACCGGGGAGGCAAATCTAGATGCCATTGTCAGAGCCATTAACTCAGCCAGTCTCTATCGATACATTGCTAAACCCTGGGATGAGACAGATTTAGGGCTGACCGTCAAAGGCGCACTCCAGAGCTTTCAGCAAGACCAGCAGCTCCTCGATCAAAACAAGGCTCTTCGTCAGGTTAATCAACGGCTTCAGCAAGAAATAAATGAACGACAGCAGATGCAGCAGCAACTGCTCAAAAGTGAGCAGCGCCTAGAAAGCATCCTTGGTTCGCTCGAAGACATTGTTTGGTCAGTGTCTGTGGAAACCCGCGAGCTAGAGTACCTCAATCCCGCCGTTGAGAAGGTGTATGGTCGCACCGCTGCTGAATTCTTTCAAAACCCTACTCTCTGGCTAGAAGTGGTCCACCCTGACGATCAGCTTCGCGTTCAGCATACGCGCCAGTCTTGGTTTGAGGTAGGTAGCCTAAACTTAGAGTACCGAATTATTCGGCCCAACGGTGACATCCGCTGGCTCAGAGATCGCGGTCGCGTCATTGTCGACAACAGCGGAATTCCGCTGCGGCTCGATGGCATTACCTATGACATCACAGAGCAAAAGCTAGCCCAGTCTCAGATCCAGTACGATGCACTGCATGATGGATTGACGGGGCTTCCGAATCGCACCCTACTGCTAGACCGCATTGATCAAGCTTTCAAGCGCCACCAGCGAGAACCCAACTACAAATTTTCGCTCTTATTTATTGACTTAGATCGCTTTAAGGTTGTCAACGATAGTCTGGGACATGCTCTGGGCGATCAGCTGCTGATTTTTATCTCACAGCTGCTACAAAATTGTGTGCGGCGCACGGATACAGTCGCGCGTCTCGGGGGAGATGAGTTCACTATTTTGCTGGATGGCTTAGTCGATCCAACTGATTCGACGGATGCGGCGGGGCGCATTCTGTTAGAACTCACAGCTCCCATTCAGCTAGAGGGGCATACGGTGTTCACGGGGGCCAGTATTGGCATTGTACTGTCGTCTATCGATTATCGAGATAGTGCTGCGTTGCTGCGTGATGCTGATATTGCCATGTATCGTGCCAAAGCTTTGGGGAAGGCGCGTTATGTGGTCTTCAATTCACAAATGTATGATCAAACCCGTGAGCTGCAGCAGCTTGAGCGTGATTTGCGGTTAGCCTGTGATGGTCTCCGCGTGGCCGACTCCCAGGGGCAGAGTACTGTCAGCAGCGAGTTTAGGCTACAGTATCAGCCGATTGTTTCGCTTACGACCGATCAGCCCACGAGCTTTGAAGCCTTAGTCCGATGGCAGCATCCTCAGCGAGGTTTGGTGTCCCCGGCGGATTTTATACCGCTGGCAGAAGATACAGGACTCATTGTCCCACTCGGACATTGGGTTTTACTGACGGCCTGTCGGCAGATTCGATGTCTTTTAGATCAATATCCAGAGCTGCCGCCCTTCAGCGTTAGCGTCAATCTTGCCAGTCAGCAACTCCAGGATCCCCGGTTCCTTGAAGACCTCGATCACATTTTGACCCTCACTCAGATCGAAGGCCGCTATCTAAAGCTAGAGCTGACGGAAAGCATGTTGATGGATCATGCCGATGCCACTATTGATATGCTAAAGCAGATTCGCGATCGCAACATTCAGCTGAGCCTCGACGATTTTGGCACCGGGTACTCCTCTCTTAGCTATCTACACCGCTTTCCCCTCGATACCCTGAAAATTGACCGCTCCTTTGTCAGTCGGATGCAGACCAGTCCTGAAGATTTTGAGATCATTCGCACCATCATCACCTTGGCCCACACCCTCGGCATGAACGTTGTTGCCGAAGGCATTGAGTCCATCGAACAAAAAAATCAGCTTGCTGCCCTGAGCTGTGACCAAGGCCAAGGGTACTTGTTTTCTAAACCGCTCACTGCAGATGCAATGGCGTTGCAATTTGCTGCCCCTGCTTAA
- a CDS encoding DUF3082 domain-containing protein: protein MSESDVPKPTNGQSATVHPLQCLTGAMVASIFALLLYRLTRNIATSFAAHPLSVNNQTAASLSVAVRTLVVGMSTLATSIFALAALGLLGLGLQLIWQRILAPKSSV from the coding sequence ATGTCTGAGAGTGATGTACCCAAGCCGACCAATGGACAGTCCGCGACTGTCCATCCGCTTCAATGCCTGACTGGAGCCATGGTCGCTAGTATTTTTGCCCTGCTTCTCTACCGGTTAACCCGCAACATTGCAACGTCCTTCGCGGCTCACCCTCTGAGCGTTAACAATCAAACAGCTGCAAGCCTCTCTGTGGCGGTACGGACCTTGGTCGTTGGCATGAGCACCTTAGCAACTTCTATTTTTGCCCTAGCGGCTCTAGGGCTCCTGGGTTTGGGTCTTCAGCTCATTTGGCAGCGTATCCTTGCCCCAAAATCTTCGGTTTAA
- a CDS encoding phosphoribulokinase: protein MISKPERVVLIGVAGDSGCGKSTFLQRLEDLFGAEFMTVICLDDYHSLDRKQRKETGITALDPRANNFDLMYEQIKALKNNQAIDKPIYNHETGELDPPERIDPNHIVVIEGLHPLHDERVRGLIDFSVYLDISDEVKISWKIQRDMAERGHTYDDILASINARRPDFDAYIDPQKQHADVVIQILPTQLLEEEKPGEILRVRLIQKEDVKDFDPVYLFDEGSTINWVPCGRKLTCSYPGIRMFYGPDDYYGNSVSVLEVDGQFEKLDEVIYIESHLSNTSAKHYGEMTELLLKHRDYPGSNNGSGLFQVLTGLKMRSTYERLISDKSQEKAAV from the coding sequence ATGATCAGCAAGCCAGAACGTGTGGTTCTCATCGGCGTTGCCGGAGATTCGGGATGTGGTAAATCTACCTTTCTGCAACGGCTTGAAGATCTCTTCGGTGCAGAATTCATGACCGTGATTTGCCTAGACGATTACCATAGCCTCGATCGTAAACAGCGCAAAGAGACCGGTATTACCGCCCTCGATCCTCGGGCCAATAACTTTGATCTCATGTATGAGCAGATCAAGGCGCTGAAAAATAATCAAGCCATCGATAAGCCGATTTATAACCACGAAACAGGCGAGCTTGATCCTCCTGAACGGATTGACCCAAATCATATTGTGGTGATTGAGGGGCTGCATCCACTCCACGATGAACGCGTACGCGGCCTCATCGACTTCAGCGTCTACCTCGACATCAGTGACGAAGTCAAAATTTCATGGAAGATTCAGCGGGATATGGCTGAGCGAGGCCATACCTATGACGACATTTTGGCCTCCATCAACGCCCGTCGTCCTGACTTTGACGCTTATATTGACCCTCAGAAGCAACATGCTGACGTTGTGATTCAGATTTTGCCCACTCAGCTCCTAGAAGAAGAAAAGCCCGGAGAAATCCTGCGAGTGCGGCTCATTCAGAAGGAAGATGTCAAAGACTTTGACCCCGTCTACCTATTTGATGAAGGCTCTACGATTAATTGGGTGCCCTGCGGCCGGAAGCTCACCTGCTCCTATCCCGGTATCCGCATGTTCTACGGTCCCGATGACTACTATGGCAACAGCGTCTCGGTCCTAGAGGTGGATGGCCAATTTGAGAAGCTGGATGAGGTCATTTATATTGAGAGCCATTTGAGTAATACTTCTGCTAAGCACTATGGCGAGATGACTGAGCTACTGCTCAAGCATCGTGACTATCCAGGATCAAACAACGGTTCAGGTCTGTTCCAGGTGCTAACGGGTCTGAAGATGCGGTCAACTTACGAGCGTTTGATCTCAGATAAGTCTCAGGAGAAAGCGGCGGTCTAA
- a CDS encoding metallophosphoesterase — MAESQRRIMIGDVHGHYRGLMELLDLLTLQETDQVYFLGDLIDRGPDSAQIVDFVKNSGHTCLLGNHEHLMVMAFPGEEPDFMALQSWIHCGGQPTLDSYTSIDDLKTDAEWMRTLPTHLDLGDLWLVHAGVNPRLPLKSQTEQEFCWIRSDFHSAKKRYFPDKLIITGHTITFTLPGIDPGQIAQGPGWLNIETGAYHPNSGWLTALDFDQQYVFQVNVFSQETRIRTLDESVMTMQKLQRR, encoded by the coding sequence ATGGCGGAGTCGCAACGCAGAATTATGATTGGCGATGTCCACGGCCATTATCGCGGCCTGATGGAGTTGTTAGACCTGCTCACTCTGCAGGAAACTGACCAAGTTTATTTCCTCGGCGATCTCATTGATCGAGGCCCCGATAGCGCTCAGATTGTTGACTTCGTTAAAAATAGCGGTCATACCTGTTTGCTGGGCAACCATGAACACCTGATGGTGATGGCCTTCCCCGGCGAAGAGCCAGACTTCATGGCCCTGCAGTCCTGGATCCACTGTGGAGGACAGCCAACCCTCGATAGCTACACCAGCATCGACGACCTGAAAACCGACGCTGAGTGGATGAGAACACTGCCCACGCATCTCGACCTCGGCGACCTGTGGCTGGTGCATGCGGGCGTCAATCCCCGCTTACCCCTCAAATCGCAAACTGAGCAAGAGTTTTGCTGGATTCGTTCAGACTTCCACAGTGCCAAAAAACGCTATTTCCCTGACAAGCTGATCATCACCGGGCATACCATTACCTTTACCTTGCCAGGCATCGATCCAGGCCAGATTGCCCAAGGCCCTGGTTGGCTCAACATTGAGACAGGTGCCTACCACCCTAACAGTGGCTGGCTGACGGCCCTTGACTTTGATCAGCAGTACGTCTTTCAGGTCAACGTCTTTAGCCAAGAGACCCGCATTCGGACCCTTGATGAATCGGTTATGACGATGCAAAAACTGCAGAGACGATGA
- the folB gene encoding dihydroneopterin aldolase → MDCLHLGGLRCYGYTGALPEEQVLGQWFEVDLKLWLDLALAGASDSLADTLDYREVINEVQILIQTEKFNLIERLADAIATQTLTHKKIQQVQVRLTKVTPPIPNYTGNITVELMRSQPDAL, encoded by the coding sequence ATGGATTGCTTGCACCTTGGCGGCCTGCGCTGCTATGGCTACACTGGCGCTTTGCCAGAGGAACAGGTTCTGGGTCAGTGGTTCGAGGTTGACCTAAAGCTGTGGCTAGATCTCGCTCTGGCAGGCGCTAGTGACAGCTTGGCCGATACGCTGGATTACCGTGAGGTGATTAATGAGGTCCAGATCCTCATCCAAACGGAGAAATTTAATTTAATTGAGCGTTTGGCAGATGCGATCGCAACTCAAACCCTCACCCACAAAAAAATTCAGCAGGTCCAGGTTAGACTCACGAAAGTAACCCCACCGATCCCAAACTATACGGGCAACATTACGGTGGAGCTGATGAGATCGCAACCGGATGCTCTCTAG